The DNA window CCAAGGCATCGAGGTTGCGATCGGTGATGTCGTTCCAGGTGCAGCCGGCGCCACGCATGACAAAGGAGCCGACGAAGAACAGCGCGACGACAACAGGCAATTGGCTGATGGAATGGGCGACGCCGGCGGCCAACGCCGCCGACCACCAGCACGGCATCAGCAACAGCCAGGATCCGATCGGTCGGTCGAAGCGGGCGAGCCGCAGATAAGGCCGCAACCAGGATGGCGCGCGGGTATCGACCCAATTGCCGGTCGAGTCAGCAACGCGGGCGGCTGCGCCGCTCATCTGACGCTAGCACCGCATTTCGATTTGAAGTTCCTGATATGAACATGCCGCAACCGGCGCAGGGACCTCGAGCCGGCGATACCCATCATCGCGTCAGCACGTTGCCGCTCAGCGTATCGAAGGTGCTGCCGCCTTTTTTCTTGCCCGTGGCCTCTGGCAGCGCCGCGGCCGAACCCAGCACATCGCTCAAGCTCGGGCCGACCGGTCCCCTTTGCTGCGCCTGCTGTGCGGCATCGCAGACCTTCTTCAGCATCATCTCAGTGTTCTTGTGGCCGCCCTTCAGCTGTTCGGAGATCTGCGCTGGAATTCCGCATTTCGATGCGTTGGCCTCGACATATTTGATCATCTTGACTTCGGCCTCGCCGAAATTTCTGATCAGCGTGCAGGCTTCCACGGGAGACGCGTGCCGGTCGCTGGCAGCCTTGATCAGCTTGCCGCGTTTCTCGGCGTCTTCACGCAGCGGAAGGAATTGCTTCATGCAATTGTCCTGCCCACCGCCTTGCGAGGGCGGAGCCGGCGGCCGCTCCAATCCCGCGCCGGTGAGCGGGGCAGCCCCGTTGACCGGAAACGAACTCATCGAGGGGGAGGCGCCAACGGAGGCGGTCGGGGCCGCGCCGTTCACTGGCGGAAATGCCGGATCGCTCCTCCGGACAGATTGACCCGGCACCGGCGGAAAGGCCGGATCGTTCGCCAGTGGAGCAGCCTGATTCGGCAGCGGCGCCGGAAAGGCGCTCTGCGCAAAAACCTGACCGGCGTGAGCGGTAAAGACGGCCAAGGTAAGCGGCACTATCATGCGGCGGATGGTCAAAGCGGTTCCTCCGGCAAGGTCCAATAATCCCCTTTCGTCTTCCGGCGGAAGAGCGATTTCCGATGGGGAATTTACGATTGCTGGCGGTCCATAACAAGGCTGCGGAATTTGGCAACAGCGCGGCGTAGGGCCGCGCGTGCCAATCAATAATTGCCCCTGATTCTCATCCTTTCGGGTAAAACGCAACGCCGTTTGGAAGATGACCCATGCCTCAATTCGATTTTCGCGCGCCCCGTCTGTTCATCGATACTCCCCTCGAATCGGGCCAAATGGTCGAGCTTGAGCGGAATCAGAGCAATTATCTCGGCAATGTGCTGCGGCTCGCCGCTGGTGAAACAATTCTGGTGTTCAATGGGCGCGACGGCGAATGGCAGGCGTCGATCGCGGGGCGCAAGCGGCCTGACAGCCTCAATATCGTCGCCCGGACCCGGCCCCAGGATCGCCTGCCGGACCTCGCTTACGTCTTTGCGCCCTTAAAGCATGCCCGGCTCGACTACATGGTGCAGAAAGCTGTCGAGATGGGCGCCTCGTCGCTGCAGCCGGTTCTGACCCGCTTCACCCAGGTTTCAAGGGTTAACGGCGAGCGGATGCGCGCCAATGTGATCGAGGCTGCCGAACAATGCGGTATTCTCAGCATATCGACTGTCATGGAACCCGTTACGCTCGATGGCTATTTGGGCCAGCGCGCGGCCGCGCGGCTGCTGGTGTTCTGCGACGAGGCCGCAGACGTCGCAGATCCATTACAAGCGCTCCGCGATGGACAGACAGGCCCGGGCGGGATCGACGTTCTGATCGGCCCCGAGGGCGGGTTTTCCGAGGATGAACGCGCTATTTTGCTGCGGCAGCCGCGCATCCTGCGGCTGTCACTGGGACCGCGGGTGCTGCGGGCCGATACCGCCGGGGTTGCCGCACTTGCCCTGGTGCAGGCTGCGCTTGGCGACTGGGCCGGATCCAGCCCCTGAATAAGGTCGGTTGCCCCTATTTGGCGCATCATTAAGGCATCCGGCCGATCCCTGTCGAAACCCCGCCCGGGCCATGCTAAGGGCAGCGCCAGATAAGCCCTGAACCCCGTTTTGGGATAATTGGACGTTAAAATGACCTCGACCACCGCCGGATCCGCCGCATGGGCGGACGCGCTGCTGCTGTCGTTTGCGCAGGCCGGCTACGTGCGCGCCGAGCCGGCGATGCTGCAGCCGGCCGAGCCGTTCCTCGACCTCTCGGGCGAGGACATTCGCAAAAGCCTGTACCTGACCACCGATGCCGGCGGCGAAGAGCTGTGCTTGCGGCCCGATCTCACCATTCCGGTGGCGCGGGATTATCTCGTCTCCAGCCGGGCCGGCCAGCCGGCAGGCTTCAGCTATCTCGGACCGGTGTTTCGCTATCGCGACGGCCGGCCGAGCGAATTCTTGCAGGCCGGCATCGAATCATTCGGACGGCAGGACCGCGCCGCAGCCGACGCCGAGATGCTTGCACTGGCCCTGGAGGCGACGGCCGCGTTCGGATTGACCGAAGTGGAAATTCGCACCGGCGATGTCGCGCTGTTCATTGCGCTGATCGATGCGCTGGATCTCTATCCGGTCTGGCGGCGGCGGCTGATCAAGGATTTCAACCGCAAGATCAGTCTCGAGCAGGATCTCGAGCGGCTCACGCACGCGACCCGCTCCAGCCGCAACGAGTATGAAGGCGTGCTTGCCGCGCTCGCAGGTTCCGACCGCAAGGCGGCGCTGGCGCTGGTGACCGACCTGATGTCGATCGCCGGCACCACGAATGTCGGCGGACGCACCGTTGCCGAGATCGCCGACCGCTTCCTCGAACAGTCGACCTTGAAGGGCGGCGCGCTGCCGCGCGACGCACTCAATCTGATCAAGCGCTTCCTGGCTATCTCGGGCGACCCCGACGAGGCGATTGCGCAGTTGCGTGCACTGGCCGCTGACACCAAACTCGACATCGCAGCCGCGATCGATCAGTTCGAAAGCCGCGTCGGCTTCATGGCCGCACGCGGCATCGATACCAGCATGACGCGCTTTTCCACGTCATTCGGTCGTGGCCTCGATTATTACACCGGCTTCGAGTTCGAACTGCACAGCAAGGGCGATGGGGTCGAGCCGCTGGCAGCGGGCGGGCGTTACGATGGGCTCATGACGCAACTCGGCTCCGCCACTGCGATCCCCGCGGTCGGATTCTCGATCTGGGTCGAAACCTTGACCAAACTGGGTAAACCGATCGCAAGCGGGAGCAGATCATGACGGCGCCATTCGTTCTGGCGGTACCGTCCAAGGGCCGCCTGCAGGAAAATGCCGAAGCGTTTTTCGCACGCGCCGGACTTGGGCTGGCGAAACCGCGCGGCGCCCGCGACTATCGCGGCACCATCAACGGGGTCGACAATGTCGAGATCGCTTATCTGTCGGCGAGCGAGATCGCCTCGCAGCTCGCGCGCGGCATGGTGCATCTCGGCGTCACCGGAGAAGATCTGGTGCGCGAAAGCATCGCGGATGCCGACCGGCGCGTTCTGTTGATCGACAGCCTCGGCTTTGGCAGCGCCAATGTGGTGGTCGCGGTGCCGCAAGCCTGGATCGACGTCCGCACCATGGCCGATCTCGACGACGTCACCACGGGATTCCGCGAGCAGCATAACCGGCGGATGCGGGTTGCGACCAAATATATCAACCTCACCCGGCGATTCTTCGCATCCCACGGTGTCGTCGATTACCGCATCGTCGAAAGTGCCGGTGCGACGGAGGGAGCGCCGGCGGTCGGAACGGCCGAGATGATCGTCGACATTACGACGACGGGGGCGACGCTTGCCGCCAATGGCCTCAAGGTGCTCGACGACGGCGTGATCCTGCGCAGCCACGCCAACCTCGTCGCCTCGCGGGAGGCCGACTGGTCGAACGAGGCGCGCGAGACCGCGCGCGTCATCCTCGATCACATCGCCGCACGTGCGCGCGCCAGCAAATACCGGGAAGTCCGCACCCGCTTTGCGGCGTGCAATGCCGCGCTGCTGACTGAAGCGCATAACCGCTTCGGCGTGGTCTCGCCATTCGGCGGCCCGACATCGTCGGGAATGCTGACGCTGCACTGCCCGCCGGCACAGCTCTATGCGCTCGGCAGCTTTCTGCGCGCGCACGGCGCCGACACGGTTTCGGTGGCGTCGCTGGATTATGTGCTCGACCGCGACAATCCCCTGTTCGCCAAGCTTGAGGCATTCTTGCGGCAGTAAGGCGCAAGCCTTGGGCGCATCCCTGTGGCGACAAGCCGCGGCGATTGCCATATGCTGTTTTTCGATGGTTGAGACCTGATCGATGATGCTTGGTACGGATGTTTCTGGTCTGTCCACCACTGCGGCCAATGCTGCGGTGCAAGGACTATCGATCGTCGTGCCCTTGTATAACGAGGCGACGGGTTTAGCCGCTCTGCACGCGCGGCTGGGCGAGCTGGCAAAAAAGCTAAAAGAGAAATACGGCCTCGTTTGCGAGGTTGTTTATGTCGATGACGGCAGCGCCGACGCCACGCTCGGCATCGCACGTGGACTCAGCGCCGACGCGCTCGATGTTCAGGTGGTGTCGCTGTCCCGTAATTTCGGCAAGGAAGCAGCCCTGATGGCCGGGCTGGATCATGCCAAGCGCGGCGCCGTTCTGTTCATGGACGGCGACGGCCAGCATCCGCCGGATCTGGTCGAGAAGCTCGTCGGTCACTGGATCGATGACGGCTATGACGTGGTCTATACCGCGAAAGCGCATCGCGACAATGAATCGTTTCTCCGGCGCCTCGCCGTGCACGGCTTCTACTCGCTGATCAATTGGGGCGCGCGGCAGAAAATCCCGGAGGATGCCGGCGACTTTCGTCTGTTGTCGCCGCGTGCCGCAGCCGCGTTGCGGCAGCTTCCCGAGCGCAACCGTTTCTTCAAGGGCCTCGCTAGCTGGATCGGTTTTCGCCAGATCCGCGTCGATTACGAACCCGCGGCCCGCGCCCATGGCGTCACCACGTTCAGCGCCGGCCGGCTGCTCGGGCTTTCGATCGAAGGCCTGACATCTTTCTCGGTCGCGCCGCTGCGTCTGGCCAGCCTGCTCGGTGCAGTGCTCGCGACGGTGGCCTTCCTGTTCGGACTATCCATTCTCTGGGAAACCTGGACGACCGGAAAGTCCGTCCCCGGTTATCCCTCGCTGGTGATCGGGCTGATGACGATCGGCGGCGTGCAGCTCATCATGATCGGTATTGTCGGCGAATATATCGGCAAGATTCTTTCGGAGCTGAAGGCGCGCCCGATCTACTTCGTGGCCGAGCACGTTGAGAAACGGGCCGAGGCGGAGAAAAGTATCAACGCCGACGAAAGGTCCGCGGCCGAATGAACGACGCCGCGACGCCGCGACGTATCTGGCTGTGCGCCGACGATTACGGCATAAGTCCCGGCGTCAACCGCGCCATTCGCGACCTGATCGAACGCGGCCGCCTCAATGCGACATCGGTCATGGTGATCGGCCCGGCGATCGGCCGCGACGAAGTCAATTCGCTGCAGACCGCGGCCGCAAGCCATCCGCGCTGCGCCATCGGCTTGCATGCGACATTGACGGCGCCGTTTCGGCCCCTGACCATGCACTTCAAGCCGATCGACGGCGGTCTGTTCCTGCCCTTCCCAAAACTGCTGCGCGCGGGCCTGCTGCGGCGGCTCGATCCCGAAATCATCTATGCCGAGTTGAGGGTGCAACTCGCCACTTTCAAGGAATTGTTCGGCCGTGCGCCTGACTTCGTCGACGGTCACCAGCATGCGCAGCTATTTCCCCAGGTGCGTGATGCTTTTTTGACGGCGGTGAGAGAAGCCGCGCCTGGCGCCTGGGTGCGCCAATGTGGACGTCCTCAGCCACTGACGCGGCGGCTTGGCACGCCGAAGGCGATGGTGCTCGATATTCTCAGCGCACAATTCCGAAAGCGCGCCTCGCGCGCCGGCATCGCGTTCAATCCCGGATTTGCCGGCGCCTACGATTTCGCGCGGCAGTCCGATTTCGGCACGCTGATGGGCGAATTTCTCGATGGGCTGCCTGAAGGCGGCCTCATCATGTGTCATCCCGGATTCGTCGACGACACGCTTGTCAGCCTTGACCCCCTGACCGGCCAGCGCGAACGCGAATATGCGTTCCTCGCCGGAGCGCATTTTCCGCCTTTGCTGGCGGCGAATAAAGTTACATTGGCCTGATATCGCTCAGGAAACCTGGCCGTTTTGTCGCATACAGAAATTTAATCCGGCCCAGCACTATTTGCGACGCAAAACTCCCCTACATCTTGCGCGCGTCCTACAACGAGGGAGAACGCCATGACACCGCAAGAACGCCAATTGATCGACGATCTTTTCGACCGGCTTTCGAAGTTGGAGGGCACGCCACGCGATCCGAATGCCACGGCCGCCATTGCGCAGGGCCTGCGTATCGCGCCCAATGCCGTCTACGCGCTGGTGCAGACGGTGCTGGTTCAGGACGAAGCGCTCAAGCGCGCCAACAGTCGCATTCAGGAACTGGAAGCCGGCGGCGCGCCGGAACAGAATCAATCCGGCGGCTTTCTCGATTCGATGCGCGATGCGATTTTCGGCCAGAACCAGTCACACGGTTCGGTGCCGAACGTACCGCCACCCGGCGCGGCCAACCGCCCGGTCTGGAACAGTGGCCAGGTGCTGCCGCAGGCGCAGTCGCCGGGGCATTACGATCAGGGCCCGTACAATAATCAGAGCCAGTATGGGCAACCTTATGGGTCTCCCCAAGGTCCGGCCGGCGGCCCGATCGGCGGAGGTGGCGGTTCGTTTCTCGGAACGGCAGCGGCTGCGGCCGCCGGCGTGGTCGGCGGATCGCTGCTGCTCAACAGCATCCGCTCGATGATGGGCGGCAGCCACCAGAGCTTCGGCGATACCGCCGTACTCGGAGACAGAGCCACAAGCCAAAATCCCTGGAGCGATCAATCCGGCAGCAACCTCGCGCGCGACGCCGGCATCAACGACGTGGCCTCATCGCAAGATCGCAACGATGACAGCTCGCGCACCGGATTGTTCGATTCGGCGTCAAACGATCAAGACGATGACGATCGCGACGACATGGATCTTGATTCGGATAATTTCGGCAACGACGGCGACAACGACTACGCCTGATGAATTCCGTCGGCCTAAAATAAAAACGGCCGCTCGAATGGAGCGGCCGTTTGTTTTTCCAGCCCAGAAAAAATCAGATCACCACGACCTTCGCGCCGACATTGACGCGGTCATAGAGGTCGATCACGTCTTGATTGCGCATCCGGATGCAGCCGGATGAGACGTTGGTGCCGATCGTCCAGGGCTCGTTGGAGCCGTGGATGCGGTAGAGCGTCGAGCCCAGATACATCGCGCGCGCGCCGAGCGGATTGTCGGGGCCGCCTGCCATGTGCCGCGGCAGGTCGGGACGACGCTGCAGCATCTCCGACGGCGGCGTCCAATCCGGCCATTCCTTCTTCGCAGAAACCGCCTTCACGCCCGACCAGGTAAATCCAGGTTTGCCGACACCGATGCCGTAGCGCAACGCCTTGCCGTTGCCCTCGACCAGAAACAGAAACTTGTTGGGCGTATCGACGATGATGGTGCCGGCTTTTTCCTTGCCGTCATAATCGACCATCTGCTTCTCAAATTTCGGATCGAAGGGGCGCTGCCTGGGATCGTTGACGGCGTCCTGCTGAGGCTCGGCCTGCTGCGGATCCATTTGCGGCAACAGGGCACGGCGCGGTTCGTAGGAGGGCTGCTGCTGATACATTGGTGGCTGCTGCTGGTACTCAGGCTGCTGCGGATAGCGCCCGCCCTGCTGCTGTCCGTCGCCGAACAGGAATTCGATGAAGCCGCCACCCATATTGGAGCGTTCGTTATAAGCGGTTCGCATTGGCGCGGCGGACTGCGCGTTTTGATTG is part of the Bradyrhizobium canariense genome and encodes:
- the hisG gene encoding ATP phosphoribosyltransferase produces the protein MTAPFVLAVPSKGRLQENAEAFFARAGLGLAKPRGARDYRGTINGVDNVEIAYLSASEIASQLARGMVHLGVTGEDLVRESIADADRRVLLIDSLGFGSANVVVAVPQAWIDVRTMADLDDVTTGFREQHNRRMRVATKYINLTRRFFASHGVVDYRIVESAGATEGAPAVGTAEMIVDITTTGATLAANGLKVLDDGVILRSHANLVASREADWSNEARETARVILDHIAARARASKYREVRTRFAACNAALLTEAHNRFGVVSPFGGPTSSGMLTLHCPPAQLYALGSFLRAHGADTVSVASLDYVLDRDNPLFAKLEAFLRQ
- a CDS encoding DUF2076 domain-containing protein, producing MTPQERQLIDDLFDRLSKLEGTPRDPNATAAIAQGLRIAPNAVYALVQTVLVQDEALKRANSRIQELEAGGAPEQNQSGGFLDSMRDAIFGQNQSHGSVPNVPPPGAANRPVWNSGQVLPQAQSPGHYDQGPYNNQSQYGQPYGSPQGPAGGPIGGGGGSFLGTAAAAAAGVVGGSLLLNSIRSMMGGSHQSFGDTAVLGDRATSQNPWSDQSGSNLARDAGINDVASSQDRNDDSSRTGLFDSASNDQDDDDRDDMDLDSDNFGNDGDNDYA
- a CDS encoding glycosyltransferase family 2 protein produces the protein MMLGTDVSGLSTTAANAAVQGLSIVVPLYNEATGLAALHARLGELAKKLKEKYGLVCEVVYVDDGSADATLGIARGLSADALDVQVVSLSRNFGKEAALMAGLDHAKRGAVLFMDGDGQHPPDLVEKLVGHWIDDGYDVVYTAKAHRDNESFLRRLAVHGFYSLINWGARQKIPEDAGDFRLLSPRAAAALRQLPERNRFFKGLASWIGFRQIRVDYEPAARAHGVTTFSAGRLLGLSIEGLTSFSVAPLRLASLLGAVLATVAFLFGLSILWETWTTGKSVPGYPSLVIGLMTIGGVQLIMIGIVGEYIGKILSELKARPIYFVAEHVEKRAEAEKSINADERSAAE
- a CDS encoding ATP phosphoribosyltransferase regulatory subunit; the encoded protein is MTSTTAGSAAWADALLLSFAQAGYVRAEPAMLQPAEPFLDLSGEDIRKSLYLTTDAGGEELCLRPDLTIPVARDYLVSSRAGQPAGFSYLGPVFRYRDGRPSEFLQAGIESFGRQDRAAADAEMLALALEATAAFGLTEVEIRTGDVALFIALIDALDLYPVWRRRLIKDFNRKISLEQDLERLTHATRSSRNEYEGVLAALAGSDRKAALALVTDLMSIAGTTNVGGRTVAEIADRFLEQSTLKGGALPRDALNLIKRFLAISGDPDEAIAQLRALAADTKLDIAAAIDQFESRVGFMAARGIDTSMTRFSTSFGRGLDYYTGFEFELHSKGDGVEPLAAGGRYDGLMTQLGSATAIPAVGFSIWVETLTKLGKPIASGSRS
- a CDS encoding 16S rRNA (uracil(1498)-N(3))-methyltransferase; this translates as MPQFDFRAPRLFIDTPLESGQMVELERNQSNYLGNVLRLAAGETILVFNGRDGEWQASIAGRKRPDSLNIVARTRPQDRLPDLAYVFAPLKHARLDYMVQKAVEMGASSLQPVLTRFTQVSRVNGERMRANVIEAAEQCGILSISTVMEPVTLDGYLGQRAAARLLVFCDEAADVADPLQALRDGQTGPGGIDVLIGPEGGFSEDERAILLRQPRILRLSLGPRVLRADTAGVAALALVQAALGDWAGSSP
- a CDS encoding L,D-transpeptidase: MFRKMPLALLAGASFLATGIHQAAALDATLPDPTVIYANQNAQSAAPMRTAYNERSNMGGGFIEFLFGDGQQQGGRYPQQPEYQQQPPMYQQQPSYEPRRALLPQMDPQQAEPQQDAVNDPRQRPFDPKFEKQMVDYDGKEKAGTIIVDTPNKFLFLVEGNGKALRYGIGVGKPGFTWSGVKAVSAKKEWPDWTPPSEMLQRRPDLPRHMAGGPDNPLGARAMYLGSTLYRIHGSNEPWTIGTNVSSGCIRMRNQDVIDLYDRVNVGAKVVVI
- a CDS encoding ChbG/HpnK family deacetylase; its protein translation is MNDAATPRRIWLCADDYGISPGVNRAIRDLIERGRLNATSVMVIGPAIGRDEVNSLQTAAASHPRCAIGLHATLTAPFRPLTMHFKPIDGGLFLPFPKLLRAGLLRRLDPEIIYAELRVQLATFKELFGRAPDFVDGHQHAQLFPQVRDAFLTAVREAAPGAWVRQCGRPQPLTRRLGTPKAMVLDILSAQFRKRASRAGIAFNPGFAGAYDFARQSDFGTLMGEFLDGLPEGGLIMCHPGFVDDTLVSLDPLTGQREREYAFLAGAHFPPLLAANKVTLA